The segment ACATGGGTTTTCATTAAGGTCAGGATAAGACAAACACACCTGCTTCAGTTCCTAGTCATACAGTCAAATTACCAGCCAACAAAGGAGGTGTATAAAATAATCAGAACCCTAGGGACATGTGAGGTGGGCTAGAGGGACAACTCAGTGGTCCAGGGCACTTGCACAGTACTGGAGTTTGATTTCTGGCACTCCTGTCAGCCCTCTCATACACATCGGTAACTCTAGCTCcacgggatctgatgccctctctggccgcAGTGAGCACTCCTGTCAACCCACTCAGACACACTGGTAACTCTAGCTCCgcgggatctgatgccctctctggccgcAGTGGGCACTCCTGTCAACCCACTCAGACACACTGGTAACTCTAGCTCcgcaggatctgatgccctctctggcctcagtgggcactcCTGTCAACCCACTCAGACACACTGGTAACTCTAGCTCTgcgggatctgatgccctctctgctTTGGGACACTATGTAACTGTGAGATGGTAACATACAAGGAGCTGGGTGagggtgtatgtatgtggcaCAGTGTACGCTCTACCCTGGCATGGCTGGCACTTCAATCCAGGTGATTCTCTGCTCTAGAGGGCTGCCCTATAGCAGTGGAGGGCTTTCAGCAGCACCTCGACCTCCTCCTGTGAGACACTCACAGTAACTGCCCAGCAGAGGAGGTGACATGACATTCCGCTGAGAATCCCTAATACCTGTAATTCTACATGTTTTTGGAAAGCAAGTGTAAGGCCTGCATGGTGacatgaggtcctgtctcaataCAAGACAAAAAGAGCAAAGCGAAACACCAAGGGCTGACGAGGTGGCCCAGCAAGTGAAGGCACCGGCCACTGAGCCTCCTCACCTGAGCCTGATGCCCGGAACTCACGGGACAGAGGAGGGGACTGACTGTGAGCTGCCCCAGCCTCTGCACGTgcacctcccttctcctttccaaaTACATAAGTGAAtgcaaaaagaattttaataaaattaaacaaaacagaaaaaaaaggaatgctaCCATATTTGcaacttttctgaaaaaaaaatctaaaattatttgaaacaaaaaCTCTCAAGAAGCActtggcaggcaaaggcaggtagatctctgtaagtttaaggacagcctggcttacatacagaggaactctgtctctaaaaacaaaaaaacaagaaaaacccaaAAGGGTCAAAAAGAGCAGCCAGAATTTTTACAAAGTCCGTGGTCACCAAGATTGGGGTGGGAAGGTAAGTCCACTCaagccattttaaaaacatgcttgtgtgtgcacacttaaAAGGCGCACATGCGTGTGCCCGTGCTAGAGGGGGTCCGTtgaagctggggttacagtggggtgggagctgggaatagaacctaggtcctctggaagagccatctctttATGCCCTCATGACGCCATTTGTAAAGAGAAAAGCCGTGACAGGGCATTGCTCTGGACGGTTAAAAGAACAGGCTTGAGGAGTGTGAGTTTCTTAAGTCAGAGAAAACTTCAGAAtaaggttttccatttccagtgtCTGTCCTCTTTACCTATCAAGGACTTTCGTGCTGACCTGCCTCTCGGTGTTCACTGATGCTGACCTGTTTCTCAGTGTGTTCACTGATGCTGACCTGCCTCTCGGTGTGTTCCCCTGATGCTGACCTGCCTCTCGGTGTGTTCACTGATGCTGACCTGCCTCTCGGTGTCCACTGATGCTGACCTGCCTCTCGGTGTTCACTGATGCTGACCTGCCTCTCGGTGTTCACTGAAGCTGACCTGCCTCTCGGTGTTCACTGAAGCTGACCTGCCTCTCGGTGTTCACTGAAGCTGAACCTGCCTCTGATGCTGACCTGCCTCTCGGTGTTCACTGATGCTGACCTGCCTCTCGGTGTTCACTGATGCTGACCTGCCTCTCGGTGTTCACTGATGCTGACCTGCCTCTCGGTGTTCACTGATGCTGACCTGCCTCTCGGTGTTCACTGATGCTGACCTGCCTCTCAGTGTTCACTGATGCTGACCTGCCTCTCGGTGTTCATCGATGTTGACCTACCTCTTGGTGTTCATCGACGCCTTCATCATCCATTTATAGTGAGAGGATCAAACATCTCCATGCTGCCTAAGTGCTCGTTGCCGTCATGTCCGCCCACCGCGTACACTTTACCTGCCAAGCAGAGAAGCAGTTCGTCTAACTCAGAGTGCCGTGTGATACTCATGTTATTTACTGTAATATTATGTAATAGTAACGCTGTTTACATGTGAGCACTAAATAACTAGAATGCCataataaattaactttaatatttttttctgtgcgTTACTGGATTCAGGCCACCGTTAACTAAAACTTAGTGGAGGCTTTCACTAACTAAGCCTGCTTTCAAAGGCCAGCatcacttttttattaaatagtaaATGAAATCATTAATTCTGCCTTCAAAACAggtcaataaaatggaaaaaggcTAAAaccaaattataaagaaaatataaaactgttAATACAATTGACTAACCTTTCTCTGAATAAGACAGAAATATAGGAAGTGAGAAAGATTGTGTCTGTCACAGAGGTATTCCCCAGCCTGCCTCAGAATTTTCCTGTACTGTATatagaaatgagatttttaaatcatCACTACAAATTAATTAATTGCAGAACCATAGAaacattgtaagaaaaaaaatttaagaatcatcttttcctcattttttgtttttgtttttgttttgtttttcgagacagggtctctctgtgtatccctggctgtcctagactcgctttgtagaccaggctggcctcaaactcacagcgatccgcctgcctctgcctcccgagtgctgggattaaaggcgtgcgccaccacgcccagcctcttttcctcattttttaaggGGACAAATGTTGATGAaaagcagaggctggggaggtagTTAAGTGCGCCTGGTGCTCTGACGGGGACTCaacagcagccacatggtgcacacatgcacatgcaggccAATAGCTATGCACACGACAAGTCAATCCCTTAAAGTAATTTAGGAGCTGGGGGCGTCGCTCAGTCGGGAGGGTTCTCACCTGTCATATAGGAAGGCCAGAGTCAACAGCACTGCATGcctagatgtggtggtgcacgcctgtaaccccagctctcgaGGAggtaaagcaggaggatcaggagtcgggagttcaaggtcagcctcaggtactacatagtaagttctaagaCACCCAAGGGCTAGAGATCTTCTCTtgaaaaaattgaacaaaaacCAGAACCAAGTTAGAACCAAAACATTAATTATAATTGACCCCAGGATAGTTCATACAGAAATgaagtctaccactgagctgcacttcTGTCCCTTGGTGATTTAAAGCAGGGTCttccatgtagctcaggctggcctggaactgaaatcctcctgcctccgactCAATGCTGGGACTgtaagtatgtgccaccatgcccagctgcaggaATCTCACCTTCCCATCTGCTCACTTTTAATGTATATACCACCATGCTAATGCATAGAAACACTGctacagagagggagaaaaggtcaaaggtcatgtcacttaaaaaaaaaacagcacagtgACGATATTCATCAGCAAGCGACCCACCTTCCACGGAGATCACACCCACGTGTCGCCTTCGGCTATTCATTTCTGGTCCAAAGAACCAACTGTTTTTGTTGATGGAATAGCACTCGATACTGCGAAAGGGGTCACCCGATCCCCCTCGGCCACCTACACAGAACAGCACACCTAAAGGCGAAGCCACAAGACACAGATCAGTGTCACAGCTCTCAAAGCTTTGCTTTTAATTAGTGTGGAAAATGATTGATTGTCAAATTCTGAGTAGTTTTTGAAAGATGCGTTATGAAATCTGATCTATTTTCCTCCGGCCACCTTCCTCTAACCTTTCGAAGAGCATGAGTGGTTCTGTTCTTCTTCACAAGTGTCCCTGCTTACGTCATCACGGGATCAAGGGAAAGGACAGGCATACGCGCACGCTGACGGGAGGACTGCGCCGTGACCGCGGCACAGCCGTCTGCCTCAGTCAGCCTCTCCGCCGTCTCTTACTGATGCAAGCACAGCGCTGGTCCACCCGCGCCCTGTTTGGAAGGTCCCTTCTGTGAGTCCGTAACTCCCAGGTCTCCTTTTGTCTCCATTTTCCACCCACTCCTCCCCGCCTTAGCTCTCCGAGGAAAGGTCCATCCCTGTGTGCTAAAGCACCTGTCATGGCATCTTCAATCCACACGCCTGAGCTACCCCGAGGCCTCCAGAGCCCTGAGGCCGGTGCTCCCAGAGCATcgcctgccttcctttcctgaCGAGGCCTGCCTGGCCCGATCGAGCTGCCACCATCTTTGGGCGGGTCTCCACAAGCTATGGCTCAGCTACAAGGTCCAGCTTCTCCTccttagaaacatttttcttccaGACTGCTGACAGgactgtgatggtttgagtgaAAACAGCTgccactgttaggaggtgtggctttgttggaggaagtgcgtcccagggggcggggctttgaggtctaagccgctcaagccaggcccagtgtgccACTCTCTCCCTGATGCCTggggatccagatgtagagctctcagctcttctccagcaccacgtctgcctgcatgctgccatgcttctgccGTGACAATAAATGAACTGACCCTCTGAGCCTGCAAGCCAGCACCAGTGAAGTGGTTTCCTTTCTAagagctgtggtggtggtggtgtctctcACAgcaccctaactaagacagggacAATCTGATAAAATACTTTTAACACTCTCCACAACCTCCACCCAAAACACTTCAGCAAATGCCCTGAACTGTAAACATGGTTAAAATGACATGAGATATACCAATCAATCACAACTTGGGGAaagaaccaaaaagcaaaacataagtGTAACTCAGAACTGCCTGAAGGGCAAACACAGAGCTGGGGTCTGACCCTCAGGCCCTGGGCCGGTCTCTGAGGAAAGGGTTAAGGACTGTATTTCTAACAGGCTCCTCTGAGAAGCAGTGAGTGCCGTCAGGGGAAAgcctcagggctggagatgtgCTCACCCGGGGCTGGAGTGCTTGGCTGGGCCCTGCAATTGGTCCCCAGTGCCGCAAGGCAGAAAAGCTTACACCCTCGGCACAGCCAGCTCCACCGCAGCTCAAGTTCCTGTGCATGTGTCCAATGCCCGGCCTCAGCGGTCCTGCAGCACGTTTGGTGACTTCATTCATTTACACACGCTTGAAATATTCACATGCTCACAACTGTCAGCACAAACTAAGTACAACTATGGAAATGAGCATTGCATGCTAACTACCCAGTGCCTGGCGTGTGCTCGGCTGTGGGAGTGAGCATTACACACTCACTACACAGTGCCTGGTGTGTGCTTGGCTGTGGGAGTGAGCATGACACACTCACTACACAGTGCCTGGTGTGTGCTCGGCAGTGGGAGTGAGCATTACACACTCACTACAGAGTGCTGGCATGGTGCTTGGCTGTGGGAGTGAGCATTACACAATCACTAAACAGTGCCTGGCGTGTGCTCGGCAGTGGGAGTGAGCATTACACACTCACTACACAGTGTTGGCGTGTGCTTGACACTCTGGGAAGGCGAAGGCTGAAGACCGCTCCTCCTAACTGGCATCCTGAAggttattatttaaaacaagggctgagttttctttcctcttcagcaCTTTCCCTGTCCCTCACATCAGCCACCAGCACCTTTCATCCCGCACTTGTTGGTTACAGCAAGGCACCTGCGGACTCTGCAGACTGTATCTGTGTCCTTTTCCCTGACCCAGGCTGTGCGTATGTCTGCACTGCTGACGCCTGTTCAGAGCCCGCAGCAGAGCAGGCGTCCACTGCGTGCCAGTGACACCCCGGGAGCTTCCCCACCTGTGCCCCCTTCCCACTAGCTCAATACCTTGGGTCAGAAGttacagttccaggagacctaacAGACCCCCTAGTCAAGTTTATAATAAGCAAAGGCCTTGAAACATTAGGAAATTAGTCAACTGTAACAACAGTGGTAGAATTATAATCCCAGAATGCAATCTCGCTCTTTGATGGCACTTTCTCTATGTGAAAGCTACACAGCTCGCTGCTGAACGTGTCATGAGAGAAAACAAAGCGGAGGCAAGAACATGGGAATGAGATCGTCTCTGCTGTTCTGGACAAGTCCAGCCTAGTCCTCAGTCCTGTCTCCCTAAAATGAAGTGGGCCCATCTGTCTGATAAAGGGCTGACTCCTTTGTTAAAATCTACTCTGTCAAATTGCTGTGAGTACGGCAGACTTGTATATGGATGTCTAGTGTATTTTCGTATGACCCTCGCCTGCTTAGACACTGAATTTAAATATGGGTTTGGAGAATGTTTGCCTGGTATGTACAGAGGGCTAGGTTTCATccccacagcaaacaaacaagctgagaaaagAGTGAGCCTAAGGAACTTAGTtaagtctctgagtttgaggccagcctggtctacagagtgagtccaggacagagaaaccctgtctcggaagcaaaacaaaacaacaaagcaaaaataaaagaacttaatTAAACATTTGTACTTTATGAGGCAGGATTCAGAAAACCAGAAAtctgtgatagaaaaaaaaaaaaaaaaaaagaactttttttagacagggttggCCTGGAAGTGGGCATGTAGACTAGGCAGGCATCAAACCCAGAAGGTAAAatgcacctgcctttgcttcaaaACAGGGCTGGGACTAAAGCAAAACTGAAAGTGCTGCCTGGCTATAACTAACAATGGGTTCCTACTTACAGGTGTGTAGAAAGAACAGCAGTGAGAGTCTTTCCGACGCTGCTGAGCTGGCTGGTTAGAGGGCTGCCCTCAGAAACAGGAGTGCTCGCTCACCCAGGCACGGCCTTCCGGTTGGCTGGCCTGCACGTGGCACTGCCTCTGGACAGGGCCCCTTTTGCTGAGGTGCTGGACTTCACTGGTGTTCTCTTGTCCCccaaatactaaaataaaaatgatgtggACACGGtacacatctggaatcccagcacttgggaggtggagacagaaagatcatggattcaaggccagcctaggttacatgaggatttccaggacagcctgggctataccaggacagcctgggttacaccaggacagcctgggctacaccaggacagcctgggctacaccaggacttcaaggtcagcctgggttggAAATACATCTAGAGTGGCATCACCTAATGAGGAGGTATATGCTTCTTCTGTAAGAGATTTTGACTCTAAGGCCTTTGTACAAATGTCAGGTATGGTTTACCATGCTTTTCTTCTGATTTGGTAAAACACAATGGCAGGTACTGAGATTCGTGACGTCTGTCAAGCTTGGTGCTTGGCTCTATAGATACAAGCCTTAAAGATCTTCAGCCATTCCTGAAGCACATGTCAGTCTCAAGACACACCAAGAAGCAGATTAGAAGGCAACACGGCCAAGCACATTCCAACAGGACTCTAAAGGCACCAATAGCCGCCCATTCTGAATGAAGACTCAGAGCTGACCTCGAGGGAACAGCTACTGCTTTGGATTTTGTAGGAccttacagcttttaaaaaactaGCTTACTGTAGCCAAGTGCCATGGTACGCCACTGTGAACAAGCGTTCAGTGGCACGCCACTGTGAACAAGCGTTCAGTGGCACGCCACTGTGAACAAGAGTTCAGTGGCACGCCACTGTGAACAAGCGTTCAGTGGCACGCCACTGTGAACAAGCGTTCAGTGGCACGCCACTGTGAACAAGCGCTCAGTGGCACGCCGCTGTGAACAAGCGCTCAGTGGCACGCCGCTGTGAACAAGCGCTCAGTGGCACGCCGCTGTGAACAAACATTCAGTGGCACGCCACTGTGAACAAACATTCAGTGGCACGCCACTGTGAACAAGCGCTCAGTGGCACGCCGCTGTGAACAAGCGCTCAGTGGCACGCCGCTGTGAACAAGCACTCAGTGGCACGCCACTATGAACAAGCGCTCAGTGGCACGCCACTGTGAACAAGAGTTCAGAAGAGCTGTGCGTTGTAGCCTGAGCTCCGGGGAGAttttgtctcataaaaccaaacatCCAAAGCAACAGAAGCATTGCTGTATTAGTCCATTCCATGATGTGCGTTAAGGATCCTGACTGCATAGCTAACCTACAGACCATTTATTGCACTAAGACAACAGACACTAACTGCCTGACTAATATGCTTCGATATACATAACCAAGAACCCTCAGATCCGTCAGATCCCCTTCTGGCAAGTTGAAAAAAGGAGCAATTTGATTACCAGCCGTATGCTTCCTTGGCGTAGTCCGGACTGTGTACTCAAAGTCAGGAACTGGTTTGCTGCTCAAATGAAGGTGGTAATTTCTTGCTTCATCCAACAGATCTCTACATTTCAGATTTTGCTTGACAATCTGCTCCTTTGCCACAACACCCATCAGAAAATCAACCGGCAGCAACGGCAGACGAACCTGAGATCATGAAAAGCTGTGATGCAAAACTTCAACAGCAACAGGATAGGAAATCCCACATCTCAGGGTGGTGGCTAGGACTTAGTGGAACGTCCTTTGTCCTCCATGTGCAAAGCCCCTGGCTCAATGTCCAGCCtcataaaaacagtaacaaaaaactGTTACATGTGAAATAAATTAGAAGTTGAAAAGTAATTTTTACTTGTGCTTTAAAAATCCAATTACAATCATAATTGAATatgctttcttcctctgagtaaaaatataatttgttctTAGCGAATTAAGGTTTTGATAACACTATTCAAATTTTACTAAATTTGGGCATAACTGAACATAGTGACTCATGtccataatcccagaacttgggaggctgagatggaagCCTTGTGAATTTGGGTCTAGCCTGAGTTATTGAGTgtcaggctagtctgggctagACCCTGTTTGCAAACAACCACAAATTGGATTAAGTACCCAATGTTTTTAGttgtgttgttttaagacagatttttgtgcagcccagactgacctcaaatttgctatgtaccAAGGATGCTTCTCAGCTCTGACCTCGCGCCTGTGTCTCCTCACTGATGCAGTTTCAGGCATGCTTTGTAGCGCCTGCTTATGCTGTGCTGAGGACCAGACCCAGGGCTTATGCATGGTGGGCGGGCACTCTAGGCGCTGAACTGCACCCCTACCGCAATCCAATGTTCTCAGCAACAACAAAGTTTTAATAAAGCATTAACTGCAGAAAAAGGTAAGTATGAAAACTGCTTCTCTTCTAAGGACCATCATCTCCCTTctcagtaaacaaaataaacaagaggaagagggagggagggagggaggacagaggaaacACCAGGGAAGGAAATGGGAACACTGGGCACAGACCCTGCAAGGCCTATTTACCAGTTCCTTATCCAGGATGCCCACTCTGACAGTTAAAATCAATAACCATAACATACATTTCCAAGGTTTAAACTTCAACATGCAGTTATGTTATGTGATTCTTTCTAGCATCAGTCTATAGTCATTAGGAAAATGACTGATTAAAACTTAGAAACTCCattataaaataagttaaaaattacTGGTAGAGCTGTTTTCCTAGAGCCATTTTCAACTAACAGAGCACACTACCCATTACTACTCcatatgaatattttaagtatttgagCTTAAAAAATCATGCAAGTACAACAAATCAAGATGTATCATTAGTGTAGGAACTACACAGGGCACAAGGAGTTAACATCACACCAGTTCAGATGAGTgactccatacacacacaaacacacactccccCAGACAccgctacccccccccccccccccgtgcccccgCACGTGCGCATTTGCTACCTGCGCAAGCGTCTCATCCAGCCACTTAGGATGATGCTGGGGATTGGCGAGAAGCCACTTGATGGCCGCGCTATAGACCTGCTTCTCGCTGTCAATGTTGAGGTCACTGGAGGACAGAAGCTTGTGGAGGTGCTGGGGGGACACGCTCACGAAGTCTTCGCATTCCACCACCTCTGTGAAGTGCTCGCAGGCGTACTGGTCCGCCATGTCCATCAGGTCTATCCGGTTGTGACTCTCCGCAAAGGCTCGCACCGCCAGGCAGTTGGAGGGGTGGAAATGCAACTTCATGTACTCGCAGCAGGCTCTGGCCACCAGTTCAACCTGCAGAATACAAGCTGCGTACAGCAGAGGCTGCACGTTGTCCACTGTCAACGTGAGCCGTGAAGAGTAGACGAACGTCACCAAGTCTTCCACGGCATCTCCGTCAAAGTCTCGAATCTCAATCAGCGCCTGCTTGGCCTCAGCCATTTCGGAGAGAAACATGGCTCTGAAGTAGGGGATCACACAAGCCAGCACCAACTTGTGACAGGAGATGAGCTTCGAGCCAACCTGTCCAAAtcaacacacacactgaggaggcGGTTCCACATGAGAGAACACGCGCCATAGACAGTGTTCACACGCCTGGGACTCACGTGAATGCTGAAATCCTTTAGCTACTTAACCTTCATTCTAGGCCAGTTTCTGGAAGTCAGGTAATTTCGCCGCTTAAATTAGCCACACTGAACTATTATTTTCTATGCTATCTCATATTTGAGGATCATTCTGTGAACTAGTAAACATTTTTAAGGCAtcctaaaaataacattttaacaaTTGTATAAGGGCTTAGTGGCAGGGGCTTGCTTTGCATGCATGAGGCtgtaagttcaattcccagcccccccTCAAATTGATAACACTCTATTACACCATAGTATCACAAAGCAGAGTCACGCAATTTCCAGAGAATACCTATTTTAGTACGGCCTTTCCACCCAAGCTATGAAGTCAATAGCCAGAGGGGCagtctgaatgagaatggtcccccaCAGGCTAACACACCTAAATGTTTGGTTCCCACcgggtggaactgtttgggaaggatcaggaggtgtggcgtGTTGGAAGAGGGCTTTGAGatgtcaaaagcccatgccattccctttctttctctttctttctgtttctagacTGCTGTCCCAGCATGTGagctcccagctgctgctccagcaccatgctgccTGCTGCCGCCACGCTCCCTGCCACAGTGGACATGGACTCACCCTCTCATACTGTagcccccaataaactcttttgtAAGTTGTCTGATCATGGTGTCATGGTGCAAtagaacagcaactaagacatgtaaattataaaaaaaataactttgtcTTTCTACAACTCTATTTTAATctcttgattaaaaaacaaacaaacaaacacgtagctgggcatggtggcactcttttaatcccagtgctcagggaggcagatctctgtgacttcaaagccagcctggtctacaaagtgagtctaggacagccagggctacacaaagaaaccctgtctcaaaaaacaaaacaccccaaatgTATTCTTTTAGAATAACTATCCATTCTAAAGGCTCAAGATCTTTGTACAACCATATatgaaatacacaaaaaatcTGGCCTTGTACTATGCCAACTCTTCTCTGATATTATATATTTCATCATAcagtttatttctgtattttcctgTCACATAAAATAGTTATCTTTTACcaaaacaatttaataaaaaattagaactATATAAACTTGGTGCTTCAAATTGgactaaaaaatatataaactataaaataactGTATGATTTAGTCATAGAAATACGTACCAtgaaatatgtatttgtgtatatgtgtgtcctcAATACTAGTAAATGTTCTTGCTTACATTTTTGTTAGATCAAAGAACGAACATATGAACAATTCGAGATAGTAAGAACAAACTCATGTCAACCTTAAACTTTAGTAAAACATTTAGAATATAAACATTATTGAATTATTTcttactaaaatatttaaaatacttaaaactgGCCACTTtggaaaaacacaacaaaacaagactctGCATCCCTAAGGCCCTTTACTGTCACCACAGGGGGCGcggggagaggacagaggggcgGCAGGCAGTCTCACTTTTACTCAGACCCATAAACTAAGAACTCTAACACAGTAAGTGCACTGCCAAATTATGAGGTGAAATAGACTAAAGCTGTTGAAAAAGAGCGATTATAATCCCATTCGCTGTCAGTTCTTACTTAGAAGTCCGCTAATCCACTGCCCTACAGCGTGGTTTTCTCCACTGGTTTTCTCTCAGTCTGAAATGCCCAGCGGACACAGAGAAAAGCACAGCAGTGTTTTCTCCCAGTTCGACTGCCAACTTGCTAACACATTTGCTGCAACGGCTTCCATGTAAGttcaaagtaaatatataattattctcCAAGTGTTGGAAATGTTTGCAATCCTTCCACTTACTGGCACCACAGCTGCAACACACTATTTGATCATCTGACATTGGCTTTTAGGTCATTTCAGTTTCTTACACACAAATGATATCTTACAGACAagtattttctcttaattttggGATGGTTTTGGAGGACCCCACTTTTTAAATAGCTTGTTACATTCTGCTGACCTGCCTGTCCCGACCACAGAACAAGGCTGGTGACCCTTCACCTCAGGGCCACTTCTACAATGCTCTGGGTAATATGCTGcaagtgaacatttttttcttattggttttccttttttattccttAATTATGCGACATTTTTCAATAATGTGGTTATTATGAAACTATTctttgtatacaaaataataaaa is part of the Acomys russatus unplaced genomic scaffold, mAcoRus1.1, whole genome shotgun sequence genome and harbors:
- the LOC127186650 gene encoding LOW QUALITY PROTEIN: kelch-like protein 8 (The sequence of the model RefSeq protein was modified relative to this genomic sequence to represent the inferred CDS: inserted 1 base in 1 codon), producing the protein MLQMASESTNGKQVRSHVTKGRRQHPHQHQQQPAARSRSSVSEGDGDDSFIFEANEAWKDFHSSLLRFYENGELCDVTLKVGSKLISCHKLVLACVIPYFRAMFLSEMAEAKQALIEIRDFDGDAVEDLVTFVYSSRLTLTVDNVQPLLYAACILQVELVARACCEYMKLHFHPSNCLAVRAFAESHNRIDLMDMADQYACEHFTEVVECEDFVSVSPQHLHKLLSSSDLNIDSEKQVYSAAIKWLLANPQHHPKWLDETLAQVRLPLLPVDFLMGVVAKEQIVKQNLKCRDLLDEARNYHLHLSSKPVPDFEYTVRTTPRKHTAGVLFCVGGRGGSGDPFRSIECYSINKNSWFFGPEMNSRRRHVGVISVEGKVYAVGGHDGNEHLGSMEMFDPLTXKWMMKASMNTKRRGIALASLGGPIYAIGGLDDNTCFSDVERYDIESDQWSTVAPMNTPRGGVGSVALINHVYAVGGNDGVASLSSVERYHPHLDKWIEVKEMGQRRAGNGVSELHGCLYVVGGFDDNSPLSSVERYDPRSNKWDYVAALTTPRGGVGIATVMGKIFAVGGHNGNAYLNTVEAFDPVLNKWELVGPVSHCRAGAGVAVCDCSTSQIRDVGHGSTNVVDCM